Proteins from a genomic interval of Pogoniulus pusillus isolate bPogPus1 chromosome 30, bPogPus1.pri, whole genome shotgun sequence:
- the ATP2A2 gene encoding sarcoplasmic/endoplasmic reticulum calcium ATPase 2 isoform X2 yields MENAHTKTVEEVLAYFGVNESTGLSLEQVKKLKEKWGSNELPAEEGKTLLELVIEQFEDLLVRILLLAACISFVLAWFEEGEETITAFVEPFVILLILVANAIVGVWQERNAENAIEALKEYEPEMGKVYRQDRKSVQRIKARDIVPGDIVEVAVGDKVPADIRITSIKSTTLRVDQSILTGESVSVIKHTDPVPDPRAVNQDKKNMLFSGTNIAAGKAMGVVIATGVNTEIGKIRDEMVATEQERTPLQQKLDEFGEQLSKVISLICIAVWIINIGHFNDPVHGGSWIRGAIYYFKIAVALAVAAIPEGLPAVITTCLALGTRRMAKKNAIVRSLPSVETLGCTSVICSDKTGTLTTNQMSVCRMFILDRVEGDSCSLNEFTVTGSTYAPMGEVHKDDKLIKCSQYDGLVELATICALCNDSSLDYNEAKGVYEKVGEATETALTCLVEKMNVFDTDLKGLSRIERANACNSVIKQLMKKEFTLEFSRDRKSMSVYCTPNKPSRTSMSKMFVKGAPEGVIDRCTHVRVGSAKIPLTPGIKQKIMSVIREWGTGRDTLRCLALATHDNPPRKEEMNLEDSSNFINYETNLTFVGCVGMLDPPRIEVASSIKLCRQAGIRVIMITGDNKGTAVAICRRIGIFVEDEDVSTKAFTGREFDELSLAAQRDACHHARCFARVEPSHKSKIVEFLQSFDEITAMTGDGVNDAPALKKAEIGIAMGSGTAVAKTASEMVLADDNFSTIVAAVEEGRAIYNNMKQFIRYLISSNVGEVVCIFLTAALGFPEALIPVQLLWVNLVTDGLPATALGFNPPDLDIMNKPPRNPKEPLISGWLFFRYLAIGCYVGAATVGAAAWWFIAADGGPRVSFYQLSHFLQCKEDNPDFAGIDCVVFESPYPMTMALSVLVTIEMCNALNSLSENQSLMRMPPWENIWLVGAICLSMSLHFLILYVEPLPIIFQITPLNVTQWLMVLKISLPVILLDETLKYVARNYLEPAILE; encoded by the exons ATGGAGAACGCACACACAAAGACTGTGGAGGAAGTTTTGGCTTATTTCGGCGTCAACGAAAGCACCGGGCTCAGCCTGGAGCAAGTtaagaagctgaaggagaaatgGGGCTCCAACG AGTTACCAGCTGAGGAAG GAAAAACCTTGCTTGAGCTTGTGATTGAACAATTTGAAGACTTACTCGTTAGAATTTTGTTGCTGGCAGCTTGCATATCTTTT gtCCTGGCCTGGtttgaagaaggagaagaaactaTCACAGCATTTGTAGAGCCTTTTGTAATCTTACTCATATTAGTAGCCAATGCAATTGTAGGAGTGTGGCAG GAAAGAAATGCTGAAAATGCTATTGAAGCTCTTAAAGAATATGAACCAGAAATGGGCAAAGTGTATCGACAAGACCGGAAAAGCGTACAGAGGATTAAAGCAAGAGACATTGTCCCAGGTGACATTGTAGAAGTGGCAG TTGGAGACAAGGTTCCTGCTGATATAAGAATTACTTCTATCAAGTCTACAACTCTGAGAGTAGACCAGTCAATTCTCACAG GTGAATCTGTGTCTGTAATCAAGCACACTGACCCTGTGCCTGATCCTCGTGCTGTAAACCAGGACAAGAAGAACATGCTTTTTTCT GGTACTAATATTGCTGCTGGTAAAGCTATGGGAGTGGTTATTGCAACAGGAGTAAACACTGAAATTGGCAAAATTCGTGATGAGATGGTGGCTACTGAACAAGAGAGAACTCCACTCCAACAgaaactggatgagtttggagagcAGTTGTCTAAAGTCATCTCCCTTATCTGCATCGCTGTATGGATAATAAACATTGGTCACTTCAATGATCCGGTTCACGGTGGCTCCTGGATTCGAGGTGCTATCTATTACTTTAAAATTGCTGTTGCTCTTGCTGTTGCTGCTATTCCTGAGGGTCTGCCAGCTGTCATTACCACCTGCTTGGCTCTTGGAACCCGGAGAATGGCCAAGAAGAATGCTATTGTTAGAAGTCTTCCCTCTGTGGAAACCTTGGGTTGCACCTCGGTTATTTGTTCTGACAAGACTGGTACTCTGACCACGAACCAGATGTCAGTCTGCAGG ATGTTTATCCTGGATAGAGTAGAAGGAGATAGCTGTTCTCTGAATGAATTCACTGTAACTGGTTCAACATATGCACCCATGGGAGAAGT GCATAAAGATGACAAACTTATTAAATGTAGCCAGTATGATGGCCTGGTGGAACTTGCAACGATCTGTGCACTCTGTAATGATTCCTCTTTGGATTACAATGAA GCTAAGGGAGTCTATGAAAAAGTTGGTGAAGCTACAGAAACGGCACTTACCTGTCTGGTTGAGAAGATGAATGTATTTGACACAGATCTGAAAGGACTTTCTAGAATTGAACGTGCAAATGCTTGCAACTCG gtGATAAAACAACTCATGAAGAAAGAATTCACTCTGGAGTTTTCAAGAGACAGAAAGTCTATGTCTGTGTATTGTACGCCGAACAAACCAAGCCGTACGTCCATGAGTAAGATGTTTGTTAAG GGTGCTCCTGAAGGTGTGATTGACAGATGTACGCATGTCCGTGTTGGAAGTGCTAAAATACCGTTAACGCCGGGAATTAAGCAGAAAATAATGTCTGTCATTAGAGAATGGGGAACTGGCAGAGACACACTGCGTTGCTTGGCTCTGGCAACCCATGACAATCCACCcagaaaagaggaaatgaaTCTTGAGGACTCCTCAAATTTCATTAATTATGAG ACCAACCTGACCTTTGTTGGCTGTGTGGGTATGCTGGATCCCCCGAGAATTGAAGTAGCTTCATCTATAAAGCTGTGCAGACAAGCTGGCATTAGAGTTATTATGATCACTGGTGATAACAAAGGCACAGCAGTAGCTATTTGCCGTCGCATCGGGATCTTTGTAGAAGATGAAGATGTTTCCACGAAAGCCTTTACTGGCCGTGAATTCGATGAACTTTCACTTGCTGCCCAGAGGGATGCTTGCCACCATGCCCGCTGCTTTGCTCGTGTGGAACCTTCCCACAAATCTAAAATTGTTGAGTTTCTTCAGTCTTTTGATGAGATTACAGCTATG ACTGGTGATGGTGTCAATGATGCTCCTGCATTGAAGAAAGCAGAAATTGGAATTGCTATGGGTTCTGGTACTGCAGTGGCTAAAACTGCTTCTGAAATGGTTTTAGCAGATGACAACTTCTCAACTATTGTAGCTGCTGTGGAAGAAGGACGTGCAATCTATAACAACATGAAACAGTTCATCCGTTACTTGATCTCTTCCAATGTTGGAGAAGTTGTTTG TATCTTCTTGACTGCTGCCCTGGGTTTCCCTGAAGCTCTAATTCCTGTCCAACTGTTGTGGGTAAACCTTGTGACGGATGGTCTCcctgccactgctctgggcttCAATCCTCCTGATCTCGATATCATGAACAAGCCACCACGCAACCCTAAAGAGCCACTGATCAGTGGATGGCTCTTCTTCCGTTACCTAGCTATTGGAT gTTATGTCGGTGCTGCCAcagtgggtgctgctgcttggtggttTATTGCTGCTGATGGTGGTCCAAGAGTTTCCTTCTATCAGCTG AGCCATTTCCTGCAGTGCAAAGAGGACAATCCAGACTTTGCTGGTATTGACTGTGTGGTTTTTGAGTCTCCATATCCAATGACAATGGCTCTTTCTGTACTGGTCACCATAGAGATGTGCAACGCTCTCAACAG TCTATCAGAAAACCAGTCCTTGATGAGGATGCCCCCATGGGAGAACATCTGGCTGGTGGGAGCCATCTGCTTGTCCATGTCACTCCACTTCCTTATCCTTTATGTGGAACCACTGCCA
- the ATP2A2 gene encoding sarcoplasmic/endoplasmic reticulum calcium ATPase 2 isoform X1, which translates to MENAHTKTVEEVLAYFGVNESTGLSLEQVKKLKEKWGSNELPAEEGKTLLELVIEQFEDLLVRILLLAACISFVLAWFEEGEETITAFVEPFVILLILVANAIVGVWQERNAENAIEALKEYEPEMGKVYRQDRKSVQRIKARDIVPGDIVEVAVGDKVPADIRITSIKSTTLRVDQSILTGESVSVIKHTDPVPDPRAVNQDKKNMLFSGTNIAAGKAMGVVIATGVNTEIGKIRDEMVATEQERTPLQQKLDEFGEQLSKVISLICIAVWIINIGHFNDPVHGGSWIRGAIYYFKIAVALAVAAIPEGLPAVITTCLALGTRRMAKKNAIVRSLPSVETLGCTSVICSDKTGTLTTNQMSVCRMFILDRVEGDSCSLNEFTVTGSTYAPMGEVHKDDKLIKCSQYDGLVELATICALCNDSSLDYNEAKGVYEKVGEATETALTCLVEKMNVFDTDLKGLSRIERANACNSVIKQLMKKEFTLEFSRDRKSMSVYCTPNKPSRTSMSKMFVKGAPEGVIDRCTHVRVGSAKIPLTPGIKQKIMSVIREWGTGRDTLRCLALATHDNPPRKEEMNLEDSSNFINYETNLTFVGCVGMLDPPRIEVASSIKLCRQAGIRVIMITGDNKGTAVAICRRIGIFVEDEDVSTKAFTGREFDELSLAAQRDACHHARCFARVEPSHKSKIVEFLQSFDEITAMTGDGVNDAPALKKAEIGIAMGSGTAVAKTASEMVLADDNFSTIVAAVEEGRAIYNNMKQFIRYLISSNVGEVVCIFLTAALGFPEALIPVQLLWVNLVTDGLPATALGFNPPDLDIMNKPPRNPKEPLISGWLFFRYLAIGCYVGAATVGAAAWWFIAADGGPRVSFYQLSHFLQCKEDNPDFAGIDCVVFESPYPMTMALSVLVTIEMCNALNSLSENQSLMRMPPWENIWLVGAICLSMSLHFLILYVEPLPIIFQITPLNVTQWLMVLKISLPVILLDETLKYVARNYLEPGKDSVRPATKPCSLSACTEGVSWPFVFITMPLVIWLYSTDTNFSDMFWS; encoded by the exons ATGGAGAACGCACACACAAAGACTGTGGAGGAAGTTTTGGCTTATTTCGGCGTCAACGAAAGCACCGGGCTCAGCCTGGAGCAAGTtaagaagctgaaggagaaatgGGGCTCCAACG AGTTACCAGCTGAGGAAG GAAAAACCTTGCTTGAGCTTGTGATTGAACAATTTGAAGACTTACTCGTTAGAATTTTGTTGCTGGCAGCTTGCATATCTTTT gtCCTGGCCTGGtttgaagaaggagaagaaactaTCACAGCATTTGTAGAGCCTTTTGTAATCTTACTCATATTAGTAGCCAATGCAATTGTAGGAGTGTGGCAG GAAAGAAATGCTGAAAATGCTATTGAAGCTCTTAAAGAATATGAACCAGAAATGGGCAAAGTGTATCGACAAGACCGGAAAAGCGTACAGAGGATTAAAGCAAGAGACATTGTCCCAGGTGACATTGTAGAAGTGGCAG TTGGAGACAAGGTTCCTGCTGATATAAGAATTACTTCTATCAAGTCTACAACTCTGAGAGTAGACCAGTCAATTCTCACAG GTGAATCTGTGTCTGTAATCAAGCACACTGACCCTGTGCCTGATCCTCGTGCTGTAAACCAGGACAAGAAGAACATGCTTTTTTCT GGTACTAATATTGCTGCTGGTAAAGCTATGGGAGTGGTTATTGCAACAGGAGTAAACACTGAAATTGGCAAAATTCGTGATGAGATGGTGGCTACTGAACAAGAGAGAACTCCACTCCAACAgaaactggatgagtttggagagcAGTTGTCTAAAGTCATCTCCCTTATCTGCATCGCTGTATGGATAATAAACATTGGTCACTTCAATGATCCGGTTCACGGTGGCTCCTGGATTCGAGGTGCTATCTATTACTTTAAAATTGCTGTTGCTCTTGCTGTTGCTGCTATTCCTGAGGGTCTGCCAGCTGTCATTACCACCTGCTTGGCTCTTGGAACCCGGAGAATGGCCAAGAAGAATGCTATTGTTAGAAGTCTTCCCTCTGTGGAAACCTTGGGTTGCACCTCGGTTATTTGTTCTGACAAGACTGGTACTCTGACCACGAACCAGATGTCAGTCTGCAGG ATGTTTATCCTGGATAGAGTAGAAGGAGATAGCTGTTCTCTGAATGAATTCACTGTAACTGGTTCAACATATGCACCCATGGGAGAAGT GCATAAAGATGACAAACTTATTAAATGTAGCCAGTATGATGGCCTGGTGGAACTTGCAACGATCTGTGCACTCTGTAATGATTCCTCTTTGGATTACAATGAA GCTAAGGGAGTCTATGAAAAAGTTGGTGAAGCTACAGAAACGGCACTTACCTGTCTGGTTGAGAAGATGAATGTATTTGACACAGATCTGAAAGGACTTTCTAGAATTGAACGTGCAAATGCTTGCAACTCG gtGATAAAACAACTCATGAAGAAAGAATTCACTCTGGAGTTTTCAAGAGACAGAAAGTCTATGTCTGTGTATTGTACGCCGAACAAACCAAGCCGTACGTCCATGAGTAAGATGTTTGTTAAG GGTGCTCCTGAAGGTGTGATTGACAGATGTACGCATGTCCGTGTTGGAAGTGCTAAAATACCGTTAACGCCGGGAATTAAGCAGAAAATAATGTCTGTCATTAGAGAATGGGGAACTGGCAGAGACACACTGCGTTGCTTGGCTCTGGCAACCCATGACAATCCACCcagaaaagaggaaatgaaTCTTGAGGACTCCTCAAATTTCATTAATTATGAG ACCAACCTGACCTTTGTTGGCTGTGTGGGTATGCTGGATCCCCCGAGAATTGAAGTAGCTTCATCTATAAAGCTGTGCAGACAAGCTGGCATTAGAGTTATTATGATCACTGGTGATAACAAAGGCACAGCAGTAGCTATTTGCCGTCGCATCGGGATCTTTGTAGAAGATGAAGATGTTTCCACGAAAGCCTTTACTGGCCGTGAATTCGATGAACTTTCACTTGCTGCCCAGAGGGATGCTTGCCACCATGCCCGCTGCTTTGCTCGTGTGGAACCTTCCCACAAATCTAAAATTGTTGAGTTTCTTCAGTCTTTTGATGAGATTACAGCTATG ACTGGTGATGGTGTCAATGATGCTCCTGCATTGAAGAAAGCAGAAATTGGAATTGCTATGGGTTCTGGTACTGCAGTGGCTAAAACTGCTTCTGAAATGGTTTTAGCAGATGACAACTTCTCAACTATTGTAGCTGCTGTGGAAGAAGGACGTGCAATCTATAACAACATGAAACAGTTCATCCGTTACTTGATCTCTTCCAATGTTGGAGAAGTTGTTTG TATCTTCTTGACTGCTGCCCTGGGTTTCCCTGAAGCTCTAATTCCTGTCCAACTGTTGTGGGTAAACCTTGTGACGGATGGTCTCcctgccactgctctgggcttCAATCCTCCTGATCTCGATATCATGAACAAGCCACCACGCAACCCTAAAGAGCCACTGATCAGTGGATGGCTCTTCTTCCGTTACCTAGCTATTGGAT gTTATGTCGGTGCTGCCAcagtgggtgctgctgcttggtggttTATTGCTGCTGATGGTGGTCCAAGAGTTTCCTTCTATCAGCTG AGCCATTTCCTGCAGTGCAAAGAGGACAATCCAGACTTTGCTGGTATTGACTGTGTGGTTTTTGAGTCTCCATATCCAATGACAATGGCTCTTTCTGTACTGGTCACCATAGAGATGTGCAACGCTCTCAACAG TCTATCAGAAAACCAGTCCTTGATGAGGATGCCCCCATGGGAGAACATCTGGCTGGTGGGAGCCATCTGCTTGTCCATGTCACTCCACTTCCTTATCCTTTATGTGGAACCACTGCCA